The Candidatus Methanoperedens sp. sequence TGATAACAGGGACGAGGCTGTTCGCGCCGCAGATCACAATATTAAAGAGTGCGGGATACGTAATGTCTCTGTGTTAAAAGGGGATGCAGCCTCGGTACTTACAGATATCGATATCGATTGCGCTTTCGTAGGCGGGAGTAAAAATATCGAACAGGTTCTTGCGTTATTAATTAAAAAGGGCGCCAGGTTTGTGGTCAGCGCAGTCAGGATAGAGACCGCTGTCCTGGCCCTTGGAATACTGAAAAAGAACAACAGGTTCAGGGAAATAATGCAGATACAATTATCAAGGGGGCATGAGCTTGGAGGCGGTACCATGTTTAAGCCTGAAAATCCAGTTTTCCTGATTTTGGGAGGGACATGCTAATCGGTGTTGGTCTTGGACCCGGGGACCCTGATCTTATCACTGTTGCTGCAATAAAAGCATTGAAAGAAAGCAGGAAGGTTTTTGTGCCAGGGAAACTTGCTGCAAAACTGGTAGCGCCTTACGCAAAAGCTCTGATTCTCGATTTTCCCATGATTCAGGACAGAAGAGAACTATCAAAAATGTGGGAAAATAATGCCGGAATAGTTGCAGTTGAAGCAAGAAAGGCTACCGTCTCATTTGCAGTACTTGGCGACCCTAATGTTCTCTCCACTTTTTCACACCTTGCGCGGACAATCAGAGAAAAATATCCTGAAATAGAGATTGCCACCATTCCTGGAGTCAGCGCCGTAACAGCACAGGCAGCGCACACCAATACCAGTATCGATGGCTCGTTTACGGTAAGCGATGGCTCTCCTGTGACCACGAAAATAATCCTGAAGGCAAAACATCCAGCAGATGCAAAAAAAGCGCTGATGGATGAAGGTTTTAACGAATTCATTTTTGCAGAGCGGCTGTTCATGGAGAACGAAAAGATTACAGATGAAATCCCAGAATCAGGCGATTATTTCAGCCTCATGGTGGCAAAGCGAGGAAAAGTCAGGAAAAATAAAAAAGTGGTGTATTTTGTGGGAGCAGGGCCAGGGAATCCAAAATATATTACAGTAAAAGGACGCGAGCTTCTTGAGTCCTGCGACCTTGTTATGTTCACAGGTTCGCTTGTTAATCCCGATATTCTAAATTATGTCCATGGTGAGAAAATCGACAGCCACGGCATGAAACTCGAAGACATTGTAGATGTCCTGGCAAGGAATGTTGATGACGGGAAAACGGTTGTCAGATTGCACAGCGGCGACCCTTCATTGTACGGGGCGATTATTGAACAGATTGAGGAGTTGAAAAAACGAGGCATAGATGTGGAAATCATCCCGGGCGTCACATCCCTCTTCGCCTCCGCTGCAGCGCTTAAAACCCAGCTTACGATAAACGGGATCACAGAGACGCTCATCATCACAAGACCTGCTGGAACCACACTTCCGAAGGACTCGATTAAAGAATTGTCGCGCCACAATGCTACCATGGCGATCTATCTTGGAACGCATAAAATAAGGGAAATCACAGATAAAGTAACATATCCGAAGGATACGCCTGCAGCAGTTGTATATCACGCTTCATGGAAAGATGAAAAAATTATTCTTGGAACAGTGGGCGACATCGCAGACAGGGTCGAAGCTCAGGGGATTGATAAATCAGCCATGATCATCATAGGGAACGTGCTCTTACCGCAGAACTACAAGAGGTCTCATCTTTATGGGTGAACTGGCTGTCATCACATTTTCGCGAAATCTTGCCGTTGCAGAAAAGATAAGGGATTTCACAGACTGTGATATATTAACATACTCAAAAAAGGCTTTCAAGCAGGGATTTGAAGAATATAATTCCTTAATAGCCGTAATGGCAGCAGGTATAGCGGTCAGGAACATTGCCCCTTTAATAAGCGATAAATGGAAAGACCCGGCAGTCGTGGTTGTGGATTCGGGATTGAATTTCGCCATACCAATACTGGGCGGGCACCATGGCGGCAATAAACTGGCAAGAAAGCTGGCAGGCATCGGTATAATTCCTGTAATAACCACAGCCACAGAAGTTAAAGGTAAAAAATCTGTTGAAGAAATTGCGGAAAATCTTGGCTGCAGGATAGTTAACAAAGGTTCAACAAAAAAAGTGAATATAGCATTGCTGGATACGGATATGGAAGTTCTGCAAATAAAAGGTCCAAGGATTGTGCTTGTTGAAGATGATGTCAGTGTGCTGAAAAAATACGGGCTGATAGTGGGGATAGGCGCCAACCGCGGTGTGAGCAGATCCGAGGTGATGGAAGCTGTAACATCTGCGCTTTCGCAAATCAATGCAGGTATGGAGGATGTGAAATATTTTGCATCCGCAAAGCTCAAGGAAAACGAGAAAGGTATTATTGATGCAGCAGCAGGGTGTGGAGTGGAACTCAGGTTCGTGTCCCATGAACTAATCAATTCCATCAAGACCCCAACGCCATCGAGGGCAAGAGCCCTGGGATTGAAGGGGGTATGTGAGCCTGCCGCACTTGCAGTATCCGGGGAAAAAAAACTTTTACTCAAAAAGAGGATATACGGGAATGTCACAATCGCAATCGCACGGTAAACTGTACATCGTGGGCATAGGTCCTGGAGGAGTAGAACATCTTACGAAAAGGGCGCACGATGCCTTGATCGAATCCGAATATGTGATAGGCAACGGCACATATCTTGACCAGATTGCCGAAGTCATAAAAAATTCAAAAACCATAAGAAGCGGGATGGGCGGTGAACTTCTGCGCGCCAGGAAAGCGGTTCTTCTCTCAAAAGACCATGTCGTCTCAATAATTAGTGGCGGGGATGCGAATGTGTACGGAATGGCAGGGCTTGTGCTTGAGGTTGCGCAGAAGGCAGGCGCTGTCGAAATCGAGGTCATTCCTGGCGTGACAGCACTGAGCGCGGCTGCTTCGCTTCTCGGCGCGCCTGTAGTATCAGATTTTGCGGTAATCAGCCTCAGTGACCTTCTGACTCCGGTGGAGATTATAGAGCGAAGACTCAAGAGCGCGGCAGACGCGGATTTTGTGATTGCTCTTTATAATCCAAAGAGCAGGAGCAGAAGAGAAAACTTTGGAAAGGCGATTGAGATCATACGAAGGTACAGGGGCGATGAAACGCCTGTTGGAATCGTGAAAAATGCAACACGGAGCGGTGAAAAAGTTGTTGCCACAACGCTTGGAAGAATACTGGAGTACAATGATGCGATTGACATGAGCACGATTGTACTTATCGGTAACAGCGAGTCAAGGCTGTGGGATAACAGGATAATAACGCCGAGAGGATACCAGAGGAAATATGAATACTGACCTTGGCGCACGCACAAAGGAAGCAATAGCTATCAGCGAAAAAAGCTGGGCAATTGTGCGAAGCTTCGTGAAAGGCGACACGCCCGAGGACAGGATAAGACAGCGCTGTGTGATAGCCACCGGCGACCCTGCATTTGTTGACCTCCTGAGGTTTAACAACGATCCGATAAAAGCCGGAATAGAAGCCATCAAGAAAGGCGTAACAATTTTCACGGACATAAAAATGGCGCAGGTTGGAATAACAAAGCGCGGGCATAACTGCGATGTGCTATGTGTTCTGGATGCTGGAAGCGATATCTCAGAGAAAACAGGCGCTACGAGAACAAGCGCAGGTTTCATGGCACTTGAAAAAGAGCTTCAAGGCACGATAATCGTGATCGGAAATGCACCTTCTGCCGCGCTGACCGTATGCGGGATGATTGAGAACGGTCTGAAACCTGCGCTGCTTGTGGCAACGCCTGTGGGGTTTGTGAATGCTGCTGAATCAAAGGAGCGCGTGCGAGCGCTGGCGGTGCCCTCCATCACCTGCGTGGGGACAAGGGGCGGGACGCCAGTGGCAGTTGCGGTTGTGAATGAACTTGTGGAGATGGCGGTGGAGAGAGACGCATAGGAACAAGTAAGAACTGAAGAAGTTAATGGCCATGCAAAAATTGGTGCTGATAAATGAAATGGATATTTCGATTAGACTAAAAAAAATGGACCCGGCGGGATTCGAACCCGCGGCCTTTGCGTTGCGAACGCAACGATCTACCCCTGATCTACAGGCCCTTTAAAAAAAATTACAACCTGCCGAGTTCTTCCACATTCACGCTTTCCACGCCCTTCACTTTGCTGAAGGCTTCTTCGACTTTCTCTGTTCCGCCTTCAATATCGCCCACTTTCACCACCACTATAAGGGCTTTTAAGCCAAAAGCCACGGGTTCTTCAGCGAAACTGTGCAATCTTACCCCTTGCGGAATTACCTTTTTCAGGGACTCTTTAAGCTTATTTAAATCAACTTCCATTCCCGAAGGCATGATTTTTAGTTTAGCTGCTACCTCTCCCATTTTCTTCACGGTCCTTCGAATCCGCAGCCCTGGCACTTATAAGGATTGCTCTGGTGCCTGCAGCTTGAGCATCTCCCAAGTTCTTCGCCGCACTGCGGGCATGGAAACCGCACATAACCGCGCTCAATAAGATTTACGCCACATGAAATACATTTTTCTGCTTTTTCTTTTCTTGCCATAATATTCTCCTTAAGTAGGGCTTCCTAAGAGAATCGAATGCTATTAAACTTATCCTTTAGTAATATATTGTTATCTGTATATATTTTAGATAATTATATCATGCATTTACCTTACTTGATACACAATTAACCATAAAAAGAAAGCCTTACAGTCTTATCTCCTTTTTACTATGCTAATTGGATTTTTCCTGATATTTTGCATTTTCAAGATCTGTTTAAATAAAAATCTCTTTTCTAAAAACTCATTTCGTATTTCTGTGTTATCTTGAGAGAGTCCTAACTTTTCTTCTATGATTTCGTTATCTTTTTCTGTATTACAATCCGATTTATTAAACTTCTTTCCATATTCGTCTATTATCAAATCTGGCATAACAACTCCCCCCTTTCAGCCCATTGCCCTATTTATTAAATGGTGGGGGTTACTTATAAATATTTTCTTTTGATTTTGCAAAAGAATTTCAAGTCATAGAAGAACCTTGACCTTTTTGAGATAATGTGCCATATCGCATATTTGAGGCTTATCGGATGATTGCTGGTAGAAATAGAGCGGTTTACCTCTAACTCTATGCAGTTTATGATTAAAAGTTAAATCCGGCATAAATTATGGCATAATATTGGAAAATTGCTTTAAGTATCTGATTTAATTTATGGATAAGAGGAACCAAGCAAGGTAACCACTCCTATCCTATCTATCCTATCCACAAAATCTTTTTTTGGTTCCTCATGACAACTGCAAATAGAGTACCAATCATTTGTTTATCTGTCATTGTACTCATGCGGTTGAAGTACAACATCAAACCAGAACATTCGCTAACCCTTGAAAATGAAAAGGCTGCATATCCCTTGCTACTAAAATATAAGGTTGTGGTTAGCTCTTATGTATAAAAAAGATTGGGGAACCGGATGGCTCCCCTTTTGAATTTAAAGGCTCTAAGCGAAGTCAGTATCCGTACCCTCCGTACCCGGAAGTAGTTGCCGTCGCTGTCGGGGTCACGATTACTTTTCCGTGTACTATGCTGGGATGGATTGTACAACTATATTCAAATGTTCCGGCTTGATTAAATGTGTAGCTAAACGTACCTCCTGAACTTATACTGCCTGAATCAAATGCACCCGATACGGATGTTGCAGTATGCGGAACGCTATCGCTGTTTGTCCAGGTGACGGTTGTTCCTTTAGAGATTGTTACGGTTAGTGGATTATATGCGAAACCTTTAATCTCTACGGCTACCCTTGCTGGCGTCGGTGTTGGTTGTGCAGAGGTTGTGGCTGCGGTTATGGTTATAGTTTTTTCTTCTGACCAGTAATTTTTCCCATCGATAATGGCATGCGCCCTGAAATAGAAGATCCCAGTCTTGCCTATGGTTATGTTCCCACTGAAATCAGCGGGTATTGTTCCCTTCTGAACCGTGGTGAGCATGGGATAGCTCGTAAGCGTCAGAGGCTCGGATTTCGAATCCGGACCATAGTGAACCGCAGTGTGATTGATATTCTCTTGTACGGGGCTGTTGACCCTCCACGACACCATAAAGCTCTGACCTGACACTGCTGTTGCAGGTGCACTTAAAAACTCAACAGTGTAACCGGTTATTGGGGGTGTCGGAGTAGGCATGGGCTTTGTTACTATTGGTGTAGCTAATGGTGTAGCTGTAACAGTTTGAATTGGTGCTGTTGAAGTGGGTGCAGTTTGGTTACCTTCAGTTGTAGAACATATTACCGTTTGATCATCAGCATTAATCCATGAAACAATTTTCAAATCTCCCTCACTTATTGTTGCCTTATACATAGCTGCGGGTGTAATAGCTTTATCACACTGCTGGCTGATTTCTTGGATTGATTTCGCCACTTCATCTTTTGACCAGTAGGTGACTATTATCTTAGCATTGGGATGTTCTTTCATAAACTGCTGGACTTCAGGTAAAGCCTTGACTACCGAAGAAACATCCTGACCACCTGTACATCCTGAAGTTATAATCGCTAATCCTACAATTGCTATTACTAAATATAAATTATATTTCGCCATAGTACCACCAAAGATAAACTAATTTAATATAATATAAAACTGTCGATTATTTAATTAATGCATTGATTACAGGTATAAATAGAGCCGTCCACTTCAAATAGCATGCAGATTAAGTTTAAATTAGGCTGGTAGCATTTTTACCACTAATCCCCTACAAGCCTCTAACTCCATGCAGCTTAAAGTTAAGTGACCGTTACTTTTACGTATTTTATTTGCATACTATAGATCGCAAGGACTGAACCAATGCGAATCCCCTCTAAAATTCGGTTTGTTCTCAGTCCTGTACTCATGCGGTTATGATACTGTGAGATGAATAACGGCATAAACATGTACGGGAGATTGTGATGAGTGACGAATTCAATTTAGACTTGTTGAATGAGAGTTTAACCTGTGATTATTGCGGTAAAACATTTAAGACTCATCGGGCTCTGCATGCTCATATGAGATTCTGTGAAGAACGGGAATTTTCAAGGCGCCCTGCGGGGTGGTTCTAATGCCCTTTAATAAGCGTCCCTGCAAAATTCCCACGAAGTGCATTGATTAATCTTCCCGGGCAGTTGCCGTTAATAATCTCGCAGTTCATTTTATTTTCCATGAGAAAATGCGGGAGTTGTGCATCCACACATGTCTCTTTCCCTATGAGTAGAGACGCTTTGAGTTCCTTTTCCAGTACACCGTTTAAGTATATTCCATCCACATCCGTGGCTTTTATAAACCTGGCTTCAAGCTTCAATGCAACCCATGCAGCAATCGTATCAGAGCTTACATCCCAGGTATGAGGAAGCTCGTCCTTTTTCTTCAGGAGATTATATGGCAGAAGAATACTTACCCCCTCATCAATGTCCAGGCTGTCGACAAGTTTCGCATCAGTCCCGCTGCCAAGATAATAACCATACTGCTCCATGGCAAGAACAGCCATCCAGTGAGCGGTCTCCTGCGATGCTTTCACTTTTCGTACCGTATCTGCAAAGATCGAGCCGCCGGGAACTATCAGGATTTTCCCACCCTCAGCACTTGAGTACTCGATTATTTCATTTACAAGCTCCCTTGCCCTGTGAATCAGGCTTCCTCCGAGCTTAACTACTATCATGCGTTTTAATTAAACGGCAGTATTTAAATATGTAATGGCAGATATGGCTATCAATGCGAACCATAGACTGGGATTATGAAAAAAACAATATTGTCATGATAGACCAGACCCTCCTGCCCGGAGAATACAAAATTATTGAATGCAGCACCATCGAATCCCTGTGTGAAGCCATAAGCATGCTTCGCGTGAGGGGCGCCCCTGCCCTCGGGGTTGCCGGGGGTTTTGGCGTGGCGCTTTCTGCATTCAGAAGCAATGCCTCTTCATTGAATGCTTTATTGGAAGAAATACAAGCCGCAGGAAAAACTATTATTGCCACAAGACCCACCGCAGTAAACCTTTCATGGGGTGTGAAGCGGGTCATGAGGGCAATAGAGGATGCCAGGAATCTCAAGGAAGCAAGGATGTTCGCCCTGGAGGAGGCAGGTGCAATCGCGGACGAAGACGTGGAGAAGAATATGAAGCTGGGTGAGCACGGGGCAGCTTTGCTTGAGGACGGGGATACCGTAATGACGCACTGCAATGCAGGAAGACTTGCCTGCGTGGACTGGGGAACTGCACTTGGTGTTATCCGCTCAGCCCGAGCGCAGGGAAAAGACATCAGGGTCGTTGCGTGCGAGACCCGACCTCTCAACCAGGGGAGCAGAATTACGGCATGGGAATTGCTGGAAGATAAGATTCCGGTAACGCTTATCACGGATAGCATGTCCGGCACTGTGATGCGAAAAGGAATGGTGGATAAGGTGATTGTTGGGGCTGATCGGATTACGCAGGATGCTGTGTTCAATAAGATCGGGACATATACTCATTCGGTGCTTGCAAAAGAGCACAAGATTCCGTTTTATGTGGCTGCGCCTGTATCTACATTTGATTTTGAGCACCTGGAAGATGAAATCGAGATAGAATTGAGAAAACCCCAGGAGTTAAAGTTTTTCGGGAATCAGCAGATAGCGCCTCTCGATGTTGAGGTGTACAATCCTGCATTCGATGCAACCCCCATGGAAAATGTTACTGCCATCATAACTGAGAATGGCATATTCTATCCTCCCTTCCTGATCGATGAAGTCAGGATAACTGTTTAATTCTTTAAATTCGTACTATAGTCCCGAAATCTTTGACTTTATACCATCCATTCGGCATGGGAAAACGAAATAAAGTTGTAAAATTAACAGATAAAAAGATATTTCGTACAAAAGAATAAATTGCATGCAAATACATAGAGCGCATGTGTCAAAAATCGGAATAACCGCCCTAGTACCCCCTGAGTTGATATTTGCATGTGCAGGCGAGCCGTTAGATGTTAATAATGGCATACCCGCATCCAAGAATTACCCGAAGAACAAGCTGTGCGCCTGGACGGCTATCTGGCGGGAGATGCTGGTAAAAAGAGAAATAAAAATCGATTCTCTCATAGTGGTTGCTGGCGGTGACTGCCATAATGCCCTCGTGGACGGACAGAAAGCTGCGATGAGCGGGATTCCAACTCACTTTTTCTTTTATCCTTTCGACGGGGATGAGCAATATTTAGAGTCGCAGTTGTATAAACTATCATCCTTTCTTGGGAATATTGAATATCCTGAAAAATTCAGGGAGATTAACAGACTTAAAAAAATAGGGCACAGGGTCGATAAGAAAAGGCTCAATGGTAAAATATCGGCAAGCGAAGCATTTCGTATCCTGGTTTCTTTCAGCGACCTCATGGGCGATACGGATAAATTCCGCAAGGCAATGGAAGTCAAAGAGGAAAATATTGTTCTCAGGAACAGGGTAGCATTGATCGGCGTTCCTCCGATATATCATGATTTCCATGAAGCGGCGCAATCACTTGATCTGGCGATAGTATTTGATGAACTCCCTTATGAATTTGTAAGGCATACAGGAAATGATATAGCCGAGGTAGCGCAGGATTACTGTGATTATACCTTTGCAAGACCGCTTGATTTCAGGATAGAATTCCTTCAAAAGGAACTGGAAAAAAGAAAGGTGGACGGGGTTATACATTATACCCAGTTCGCATGCCACCATGTGCTTGAAGACGAGATCCTGAGAGCGAAACTGGATTATCCCATGCTGACAATTCAGGGAGACCTGCCCGGTAAAACACCGGAACAGATAAAATTGCGGCTTGAAGCATTTCGGGAGGTGCTTGAGAGGTCATGATTAAACTGTACGAAAGTTTAATCAAAATAAGGGGTATGCTTCTCATACCCCTGTACCAAGTAAAGCGGAGCGTCGCTTTATGATTGGACTTGATGTGGGAAGCACGACTGCAAAAATTGTCAGAACTGTGGACGGGGAGATTAAATACCAGATAACAGGGACGCATAACTGGAAAGACCTTGTAAAAGGAACAAAAAAAG is a genomic window containing:
- the cbiT gene encoding precorrin-6Y C5,15-methyltransferase (decarboxylating) subunit CbiT — protein: MLYPSGTPTQPEMITLALSKLHLKPADVFADIGCGSGSVSIAAASMVKHVYAIDNRDEAVRAADHNIKECGIRNVSVLKGDAASVLTDIDIDCAFVGGSKNIEQVLALLIKKGARFVVSAVRIETAVLALGILKKNNRFREIMQIQLSRGHELGGGTMFKPENPVFLILGGTC
- the cobM gene encoding precorrin-4 C(11)-methyltransferase; translation: MVAKRGKVRKNKKVVYFVGAGPGNPKYITVKGRELLESCDLVMFTGSLVNPDILNYVHGEKIDSHGMKLEDIVDVLARNVDDGKTVVRLHSGDPSLYGAIIEQIEELKKRGIDVEIIPGVTSLFASAAALKTQLTINGITETLIITRPAGTTLPKDSIKELSRHNATMAIYLGTHKIREITDKVTYPKDTPAAVVYHASWKDEKIILGTVGDIADRVEAQGIDKSAMIIIGNVLLPQNYKRSHLYG
- the cbiG gene encoding cobalt-precorrin 5A hydrolase, which produces MGELAVITFSRNLAVAEKIRDFTDCDILTYSKKAFKQGFEEYNSLIAVMAAGIAVRNIAPLISDKWKDPAVVVVDSGLNFAIPILGGHHGGNKLARKLAGIGIIPVITTATEVKGKKSVEEIAENLGCRIVNKGSTKKVNIALLDTDMEVLQIKGPRIVLVEDDVSVLKKYGLIVGIGANRGVSRSEVMEAVTSALSQINAGMEDVKYFASAKLKENEKGIIDAAAGCGVELRFVSHELINSIKTPTPSRARALGLKGVCEPAALAVSGEKKLLLKKRIYGNVTIAIAR
- the cobJ gene encoding precorrin-3B C(17)-methyltransferase, which gives rise to MSQSQSHGKLYIVGIGPGGVEHLTKRAHDALIESEYVIGNGTYLDQIAEVIKNSKTIRSGMGGELLRARKAVLLSKDHVVSIISGGDANVYGMAGLVLEVAQKAGAVEIEVIPGVTALSAAASLLGAPVVSDFAVISLSDLLTPVEIIERRLKSAADADFVIALYNPKSRSRRENFGKAIEIIRRYRGDETPVGIVKNATRSGEKVVATTLGRILEYNDAIDMSTIVLIGNSESRLWDNRIITPRGYQRKYEY
- a CDS encoding precorrin-8X methylmutase, with the translated sequence MNTDLGARTKEAIAISEKSWAIVRSFVKGDTPEDRIRQRCVIATGDPAFVDLLRFNNDPIKAGIEAIKKGVTIFTDIKMAQVGITKRGHNCDVLCVLDAGSDISEKTGATRTSAGFMALEKELQGTIIVIGNAPSAALTVCGMIENGLKPALLVATPVGFVNAAESKERVRALAVPSITCVGTRGGTPVAVAVVNELVEMAVERDA
- a CDS encoding elongation factor 1-beta, translated to MGEVAAKLKIMPSGMEVDLNKLKESLKKVIPQGVRLHSFAEEPVAFGLKALIVVVKVGDIEGGTEKVEEAFSKVKGVESVNVEELGRL
- a CDS encoding zinc finger domain-containing protein, translating into MARKEKAEKCISCGVNLIERGYVRFPCPQCGEELGRCSSCRHQSNPYKCQGCGFEGP
- a CDS encoding cupredoxin family copper-binding protein; amino-acid sequence: MAKYNLYLVIAIVGLAIITSGCTGGQDVSSVVKALPEVQQFMKEHPNAKIIVTYWSKDEVAKSIQEISQQCDKAITPAAMYKATISEGDLKIVSWINADDQTVICSTTEGNQTAPTSTAPIQTVTATPLATPIVTKPMPTPTPPITGYTVEFLSAPATAVSGQSFMVSWRVNSPVQENINHTAVHYGPDSKSEPLTLTSYPMLTTVQKGTIPADFSGNITIGKTGIFYFRAHAIIDGKNYWSEEKTITITAATTSAQPTPTPARVAVEIKGFAYNPLTVTISKGTTVTWTNSDSVPHTATSVSGAFDSGSISSGGTFSYTFNQAGTFEYSCTIHPSIVHGKVIVTPTATATTSGYGGYGY
- a CDS encoding amino acid kinase, with amino-acid sequence MIVVKLGGSLIHRARELVNEIIEYSSAEGGKILIVPGGSIFADTVRKVKASQETAHWMAVLAMEQYGYYLGSGTDAKLVDSLDIDEGVSILLPYNLLKKKDELPHTWDVSSDTIAAWVALKLEARFIKATDVDGIYLNGVLEKELKASLLIGKETCVDAQLPHFLMENKMNCEIINGNCPGRLINALRGNFAGTLIKGH
- a CDS encoding S-methyl-5-thioribose-1-phosphate isomerase; amino-acid sequence: MRTIDWDYEKNNIVMIDQTLLPGEYKIIECSTIESLCEAISMLRVRGAPALGVAGGFGVALSAFRSNASSLNALLEEIQAAGKTIIATRPTAVNLSWGVKRVMRAIEDARNLKEARMFALEEAGAIADEDVEKNMKLGEHGAALLEDGDTVMTHCNAGRLACVDWGTALGVIRSARAQGKDIRVVACETRPLNQGSRITAWELLEDKIPVTLITDSMSGTVMRKGMVDKVIVGADRITQDAVFNKIGTYTHSVLAKEHKIPFYVAAPVSTFDFEHLEDEIEIELRKPQELKFFGNQQIAPLDVEVYNPAFDATPMENVTAIITENGIFYPPFLIDEVRITV
- a CDS encoding 2-hydroxyacyl-CoA dehydratase family protein yields the protein MSKIGITALVPPELIFACAGEPLDVNNGIPASKNYPKNKLCAWTAIWREMLVKREIKIDSLIVVAGGDCHNALVDGQKAAMSGIPTHFFFYPFDGDEQYLESQLYKLSSFLGNIEYPEKFREINRLKKIGHRVDKKRLNGKISASEAFRILVSFSDLMGDTDKFRKAMEVKEENIVLRNRVALIGVPPIYHDFHEAAQSLDLAIVFDELPYEFVRHTGNDIAEVAQDYCDYTFARPLDFRIEFLQKELEKRKVDGVIHYTQFACHHVLEDEILRAKLDYPMLTIQGDLPGKTPEQIKLRLEAFREVLERS